The proteins below come from a single Miscanthus floridulus cultivar M001 chromosome 1, ASM1932011v1, whole genome shotgun sequence genomic window:
- the LOC136550487 gene encoding BTB/POZ domain-containing protein NPY4-like produces the protein MKFMKLGSTPDTFQDDGNEVSIAASELVSDVTVRIGTTKFYLHKFPLLSKCARFQKLIPTTGDENIEIHIHDIPGGAKAFEICAKFCYGMIVTLNAYNVIAARCAAEYLEMNETVDKGNLIYKIDIFLSSSIFRSWKDSIIVLGTTKAHLPWAEELKLVSHCIDSVASKASIDVSKVEWSYTYNRKKLPTENGHDSPWNGVKQQQFVPKDWWVEDLTDLDIDAYKQVITAIKTKGMVPKDVIGEAIKAYTYKKLPSLSKVSMIHGDAKVRAMLVTITCLLPSEKGSVSCSFLLKLLKATNLLKCGEMCRKELMKRIARQLEEASVSDLLIPTVDGDTTVYDIDLILSIVEEFVRQDSKNAQRHNGGEVNDHVSAPSASMITVAKIVDGYLAEVAKDPNILVYKFFSLAETVSANSRPVHDGLYRAIDMYLKEHPGLGKSDKKRLCALMDCKKLSPDACAHAVQNERLPLRIVVQVLYHEQTRASAAATIRADSIGIGSYESSRSGATTNTEDEWDGVMAVEDLSLSKTTKVDKCDTASTVVEKNHGGNKGANGRVKGGATSKKALGKMSSKGQAGERSSSDSSDSAILPSQEHPKRTPARSTTKSAAA, from the exons ATGAAGTTCATGAAGCTTGGATCGACTCCGGATACATTTCAGGACGATGGGAATGAAGTCAG TATTGCAGCATCTGAATTGGTGAGCGACGTCACTGTTCGTATAGGGACTACAAAGTTTTACCTTCACAAG TTTCCTCTCCTATCCAAGTGTGCTCGCTTTCAGAAGTTGATTCCAACTACTGGTGATGAAAATATTGAGATCCACATCCATGATATTCCTGGTGGTGCAAAGGCTTTTGAGATCTGTGCCAAGTTTTGCTATGGCATGATTGTCACACTCAATGCCTACAATGTGATTGCAGCCCGCTGTGCTGCAGAGTACTTGGAGATGAATGAGACTGTTGACAAGGGCAATCTGATCTACAAGATTGATATCTTCCTCAGCTCAAGCATATTCCGGAGCTGGAAAGACTCTATTATTGTTCTTGGTACAACAAAGGCTCACTTACCTTGGGCAGAGGAACTTAAGCTGGTTAGCCACTGCATTGACTCTGTTGCTTCAAAAGCCTCTATTGATGTTTCAAAAGTTGAATGGTCTTACACATACAATCGTAAGAAGCTCCCAACTGAGAATGGCCATGATTCGCCATGGAATGGAGTCAAGCAGCAGCAGTTTGTTCCGAAGGATTGGTGGGTCGAAGATCTCACAGATCTTGACATTGATGCCTACAAGCAAGTCATAACAGCAATCAAAACCAAGGGTATGGTCCCCAAGGATGTGATCGGTGAGGCAATTAAAGCCTACACTTACAAGAAGCTTCCATCACTAAGCAAGGTTTCAATGATCCATGGCGATGCAAAAGTTCGGGCTATGCTAGTTACCATCACATGCCTGTTGCCATCTGAGAAAGGTTCAGTTTCATGCAGCTTCCTCTTAAAGCTACTGAAGGCAACAAATTTGCTGAAGTGTGGAGAGATGTGCAGGAAAGAGCTTATGAAGCGCATTGCACGGCAATTGGAAGAAGCATCAGTGTCAGATCTTCTGATCCCTACAGTGGATGGGGATACCACTGTTTACGACATTGACCTGATTCTTAGCATTGTTGAAGAATTTGTCAGACAAGATAGTAAGAATGCCCAGAGACATAATGGTGGTGAAGTGAATGACCATGTATCAGCTCCTAGTGCATCAATGATTACAGTGGCCAAAATTGTTGATGGATATCTCGCAGAGGTTGCAAAGGACCCAAATATACTGGTCTACAAGTTCTTCAGTCTAGCTGAGACAGTTTCGGCCAATTCAAGGCCGGTGCATGATGGGCTCTATCGCGCCATTGATATGTACCTGAAG GAGCACCCAGGCTTGGGCAAGAGCGATAAGAAGAGGCTCTGTGCTCTCATGGACTGCAAGAAGTTGTCGCCCGATGCATGCGCTCATGCCGTGCAGAACGAGCGCCTGCCTCTGAGGATTGTGGTGCAGGTGCTGTACCACGAGCAGACAAGGGCTTCTGCAGCAGCCACCATCCGAGCTGACAGCATCGGCATCGGCTCCTACGAGAGCTCAAGGTCAGGGGCCACAACAAACACAGAAGACGAGTGGGACGGCGTCATGGCCGTGGAAGACCTCAGTCTGTCCAAGACCACGAAGGTAGACAAATGTGACACAGCCAGCACCGTGGTGGAGAAGAACCACGGTGGCAACAAGGGTGCCAACGGCAGGGTGAAAGGTGGCGCGACGTCAAAGAAGGCGCTCGGGAAGATGTCAAGCAAAGGGCAGGCTGGGGAGCGCAGCAGCTCGGATTCATCCGACAGCGCCATCTTGCCGAGCCAGGAGCATCCCAAGAGGACCCCCGCAAGGAGTACCACCAAGTCAGCTGCCGCTTAG